A section of the Triticum dicoccoides isolate Atlit2015 ecotype Zavitan chromosome 7A, WEW_v2.0, whole genome shotgun sequence genome encodes:
- the LOC119328589 gene encoding probable bifunctional riboflavin biosynthesis protein RIBA 1, chloroplastic — translation MAPSIAPPSSPSCLRGKLFTRFTGTNSQPINSVLRCDISVSPTLASNSLRRTSSLHLANNNRIKSFHVCHAGVDPSERIVINGQASPSKTVQADAAALGTIAADMAPVVDGFSADDDELDLDLPTEGFSSIPEAIEDIRQGKYVIVVDDEDRENEGDLIMAASTVTPEAMAFIVRHGTGIVCVSMKEDDLERLQLPLMVVAKENEEKLRTAFTVSVDAKEGTTTGVSAKDRANTVLALASPYSKPEDFNRPGHIFPLKYREGGVLKRAGHTEASVDLAMLAGLPPAAVLCEIVDDDDGSMALLPKLKEFAERENLKIVSIADLIRYRRKRDRLVERLCVTPLQLQWGSFESYCYRSLIDGMEHIAMIKGDVGDGQDILVRVHSECLTGDIFGSARCDCGGQLALAMTMIEKAGRGVVVYLRGHEGRGIGLGHKLRAYNLQDAGRDTVEANEDLGLPADSREYGIGAQILRDLGVRTMRLMTNNPAKYTGLKGYGLSVLGRVPLLTPITNENRRYMETKRLKMGHIYEDPPNGHTSGMSDEEQYQEDSGSEQD, via the exons ATGGCTCCCTCAATCGCGCCGCCTTCTTCTCCTTCGTGCCTCCG TGGGAAACTCTTTACACGGTTCACTGGTACCAACAGTCAGCCCATCAATTCTGTCTTGCGCTGCGATATTTCAGTTTCACCAACTTTGGCATCAAACAGCTTAAGGAGAACCAGTTCGCTTCACTTGGCAAATAATAATCGAATCAAAAGCTTTCATGTATGTCATGCTGGGGTTGATCCTTCAGAACGTATTGTTATAAATGGTCAGGCCAGTCCATCTAAAACTGTTCAAGCTGATGCTGCTGCATTGGGGACCATAGCTGCTGACATGGCTCCTGTCGTCGATGGGTTttcagctgatgatgatgaacttgaccTAGATTTGCCTACAGAGGGTTTCTCATCTATACCTGAAGCTATTGAAGATATTCGCCAAGGAAAA TATGTGATTGTTGTGGATGATGAAGACAGGGAGAACGAAGGAGATCTTATAATGGCAGCATCCACGGTAACACCAGAGGCTATGGCTTTCATAGTGAGGCATGGCACTGGGATTGTATGTGTCAGCATGAAGGAAGATGACCTGGAAAGACTACAACTTCCTCTTATGGTAGTGGCAAAGGAAAATGAAGAGAAGCTGCGGACAGCCTTTACTGTTTCAGTG GACGCTAAAGAGGGCACAACAACAGGGGTTTCAGCCAAGGATCGGGCAAACACAGTTCTAGCACTTGCATCTCCTTATTCTAAGCCTGAGGACTTCAACCGTCCTGGACATATCTTTCCTCTTAAATATAGAGAAGGTGGTGTCCTCAAAAGGGCTGGGCATACTGAAGCATCAGTAGACCTTGCCATGTTGGCTGGGTTACCTCCTGCTGCAGTTCTTTGTGAAATTGTTGAcgatgatgatggttccatggctttGTTGCCAAAGCTGAAAGAATTTGCAGAGAGGGAGAACCTGAAGATAGTCTCAATTGCAGACTTGATTAG ATATAGGAGAAAGAGAGACAGACTGGTAGAACGTCTTTGTGTCACACCATTACAATTACAGTGGGGGTCATTTGAATCCTATTGCTACCGATCTCTTATTGATGGGATGGAGCACATTGCAATGATCAAG GGTGATGTTGGGGATGGCCAGGATATTCTAGTGAGAGTCCATTCAGAGTGCCTAACTGGAGATATATTTGGATCGGCGAGGTGTGATTGTGGGGGCCAACTTGCCCTGGCGATGACCATGATCGAGAAGGCTGGTCGGGGTGTAGTGGTTTACCTACGTGGCCACGAAGGCAGGGGCATTGGGCTGGGTCACAAGCTCCGGGCATACAATTTACAGGATGCTGGACGGGATACTGTTGAGGCTAATGAGGATCTTGGGTTGCCTGCCGACTCCCGGGAGTACGGTATAGGCGCGCAG ATACTACGTGATCTTGGCGTCCGAACCATGAGGCTGATGACTAACAACCCGGCGAAGTACACTGGACTCAAGGGCTACGGTTTAAGTGTCCTGGGAAGAGTGCCGCTGTTGACACCAATAACTAATGAGAATCGGCGTTACATGGAAACAAAGAGGTTGAAGATGGGGCACATCTACGAAGACCCTCCTAATGGGCATACAAGTGGCATGAGTGACGAGGAGCAATATCAGGAGGATAGTGGCAGCGAACAAGATTAG